Proteins co-encoded in one Fusarium musae strain F31 chromosome 3, whole genome shotgun sequence genomic window:
- a CDS encoding hypothetical protein (EggNog:ENOG41): MPQCGRCKPNDLECVYPVRVKRRSARPLIDPALSADGSNAALSTILDRLQRLEAQTAAGSLSTNGQSIPTPSGDGSEVSSSPVAFSTIGHESSALTPHNSDREMDAMTVLKDAVDQVQELRKRSFGSTAITCSIDIPTDLAKTWVANYFQHMPACMFLSLLDRRIIDLIPDIINLPHIHVDPVILVIYYSIMYHGCSLKASNVASTSSLGYMNSSYLGCLRAVPSWEREASGTMTDLIAALFTSRVAAEFFDYDLAWKMFKHACEYCQILNLHKLDSDENNTFFSEAKCDNERRGFWEVIQIDLFYRLILNTPPVITNDIWKVNLPWLDPDSDPLPQGMQTIAFLASSRVSLVIARFFAMLDDPENTTKPEIVAKTENLCREMQQIFAEWQLMEWLEGAQDNEQDIWVAADVILTGYTSIIYMFRKMALLNSTSPRPPTTDLDIPDSPIVEDAARRLIAALNRLLVIYPYGVTMTALFGAYRCFVAFAYLANTILRAEDPRSYMADIKALERLSDQSTLLCRGNRDVMPLVKAMQSINEEIRKKLGKQTPRG; encoded by the exons ATGCCACAGTGTGGTCGCTGCAAGCCAAATGATCTAGAATGTGTGTATCCTGTTCGGGTCAAGAGGAGGTCTGCTCGGCCATTGATCGACCCAGCCCT CTCGGCGGACGGCTCCAATGCTGCTCTGTCGACTATCCTTGATCGCCTGCAACGCCTTGAGGCACAGACTGCAGCCGGGTCTTTATCCACCAACGGTCAATCGATACCGACACCCTCTGGCGATGGCTCAGAGGTGTCCTCCTCGCCAGTGGCTTTCAGCACTATTGGTCATGAGTCCAGTGCTCTGACGCCTCATAATTCTGACCGAGAGATGGATGCTATGACTGTTCTGAAGGATGCAGTCGACCAAGTTCAggagctgaggaagaggtcgTTTGGCTCCACGGCCATTACCTGTTCGATAGACATTCCCACAGACTTGGCCAAGACTTGGGTTGCCA ACTACTTTCAGCACATGCCTGCTTGTATGTTCCTGAGCTTATTGGACAGGCGAATCATCGACTTGATTCccgacatcatcaatctACCACACATCCACGTCGATCCGGTCATTCTTGTCATATATTACAGCATAATGTATCATGGCTGCAGTCTAAAAGCGAGTAATGTTGCATCGACCTCGAGTCTTGGATACATGAACTCGAGCTACCTGGGATGTTTGCGTGCAGTGCCCAGCTGGGAGCGAGAGGCATCAGGGACCATGACGGATTTAATCGCCGCTCTGTTCACA AGTCGCGTGGCTGCTGAGTTCTTCGATTACGATCTTGCTTGGAAGATGTTCAAACACGCGTGCGAATATTGCCAGATCCTTAACCTTCACAAACTAGACTCAGATGAGAACAACACGTTTTTCAGTGAGGCCAAATGCGACAATGAGAGGAGAGGGTTCTGGGAAGTCATCCAGATTGATCTCTTCTACCGACTCATCCTCAATACCCCTCCAGTCATCACCAACGACATATGGAAAGTTAATTTACCATGGCTGGATCCTGATTCGGACCCTCTACCGCAAGGCATGCAGACGATCGCATTCTTGGCCAGTTCACGAGTCAGTCTTGTAATCGCTCGGTTCTTCGCTATGCTTGATGACCCAGAAAACACCACCAAGCCTGAGATTGTAGCTAAAACGGAAAACCTTTGTCGCGAGATGCAACAGATCTTCGCCGAGTGGCAGCTG ATGGAATGGCTGGAAGGTGCCCAAGATAACGAACAAGATATCTGGGTAGCAGCCGATGTCATCTTAACAGGCTACACTTCCATCATCTACATGTTTCGCAAGATGGCTCtcctcaactcaacttctccaagaccCCCAACAACAGATTTGGACATCCCAGACTCTCCCATCGTGGAAGACGCAGCTCGCCGTCTTATCGCTGCCCTCAATCGGTTATTGGTGATATACCCTTACGGCGTAACAATGACAGCATTGTTTGGCGCATATCGATGCTTCGTCGCGTTTGCTTACCTAGCTAATACGATACTGCGAGCTGAAGATCCTCGCTCCTATATGGCAGATATCAAAGCCCTTGAACGGTTGAGCGACCAATCGACTTTACTGTGTAGAGGTAATAGAGACGTTATGCCTTTGGTGAAGGCTATGCAAAGCATTAATGAGGAGATACGGAAGAAACTGGGAAAACAAACCCCGAGGGGATGA
- a CDS encoding hypothetical protein (EggNog:ENOG41~MEROPS:MER0014065) yields the protein MDRAFYTASLDNGVSIGYTDTKPDGNEKGVVVLIHGFPQTSYQFRKVIGPISSAGYRVITPDYRGAGYSHRTQTGFTKTAMASDILKLLDHLSIKDPAHIVGHDIGGMIAYTFASRYSDRTASVIWGECPLPGTQAHEDTWKIHGAKHFHFWFHQVLDLPEALVSGREEIYLGHFYDKYSYNSSAITQEDLNYYAKMFSRPGALRCGFNIYREFGKDSEENREWVAKHGKCKVRALGLNGGMNQFSEMAERMMGEVHERGTFSVASVPESGHWIAEENPEGFVKAVLEFVGKE from the exons ATGGACCGTGCCTTTTATACAGCCTCTCTCGACAATGGTGTCAGCATTGGTTACACTGATACCAAGCCTGATGGGAATGAGAAAGGCGTAGTGGTCTTGATTCATGGTTTCCCTCAGACTTCGTATCAGTTTCGAAAAGTCATTGGTCCTATCTCCTCAGCTGG ATATCGTGTGATCACCCCAGATTACCGTGGAGCTGGATACTCGCACAGAACTCAGACAGGCTTCACCAAGACAGCCATGGCATCCGATATCCTGAAACTCCTTGACCATCTCTCTATCAAAGATCCGGCCCACATCGTTGGTCATGACATCGGCGGTATGATAGCATATACCTTTGCTTCACGATATTCCGATCGCACAGCATCTGTCATCTGGGGAGAATGTCCCCTCCCAGGAACTCAAGCTCACGAGGATACCTGGAAAATACACGGCGCTAAGCACTTCCACTTCTGGTTCCACCAAGTTCTCGATCTCCCCGAAGCTCTCGTCTCAGGTAGAGAGGAGATCTACCTCGGCCACTTCTACGACAAATACTCGTACAACTCATCAGCAATTACCCAAGAGGACTTGAACTACTATGCCAAGATGTTTAGTCGTCCAGGTGCTCTACGCTGCGGTTTCAATATATATAGAGAGTTCGGGAAAGATTCGGAGGAGAATCGTGAGTGGGTTGCCAAGCATGGGAAATGTAAAGTGAGGGCGTTGGGTCTTAATGGGGGGATGAACCAGTTCAGTGAAATGGCTGAGCGGATGATGGGGGAAGTTCATGAAAGGGGGACTTTTAGTGTTGCTTCGGTGCCTGAGAGTGGACATTGGATTGCAGAGGAGAATCCTGAAGGGTTTGTGAAGGCGGTGCTTGAGTTTGTTGGCAAGGAGTAG
- a CDS encoding hypothetical protein (BUSCO:EOG09261FAB) yields the protein MTSNTNELDSELESFRQKWISDLRTRNEHPETAEAPAGPSRRPHQGPISSLPHKHVPAPADDGDDDYVQSRAFDQDELVAQAPQDIHHDRKGKKLVSALDHFEEAMHKEEQGNMGDSLKLYRKAYRLDNGVDRRYREKHFPQKTAPRPVSPTATKASAPEAPQPPKPEEAIEAKPLPIGELIASFSGLKIEPAPPPIEGMPEPPCPIADLPDEILIHILRDVAITDVGDFARLSRVCKRLAYLVASEQRIWRRVALGSEVGFSSQIYRFEKGVEWDDLPEEEQEGPEIQDGFVISPSELVQRRSDANIAFTESLIPSVYPTWVQLLRSRPRIRFNGCYISTVNYVRTGQASTNQPTWGSPIHIVTYYRYLRFFRDGTLISLLSTAEPSDVVHHLTREELNVHRGVAQPHLPSAVMALALRGRWRLSTAADRDEGSDTDRPGPATGRHDRDRDPEGDVFIETEGVGSKYMYRMDLSMRSAGKGSRNNKLIWRGFYSYNKLTDDWGEFGLKNDKPFFFSRVKSYGFGEENIA from the exons ATGACATCAAACACAAACGAGCTCGACTCGGAACTCGAGTCTTTCCGACAGAAATGGATCTCAGATCTAAGAACGAGGAATGAACACCCGGAAACTGCTGAGGCTCCGGCTGGACCGTCGAGACGACCTCATCAGGGTCCTATCTCGTCGTTGCCACATAAGCACGTACCTGCGCCAGCGGATGACGGTGACGATGATTATGTGCAAAGCCGTGCTTTCGATCAAGATGAACTTGTAGCTCAAGCACCGCAGGATATTCATCATGATCGAAAGGGAAAGAAACTCGTTTCTGCTCTGGACCATTTTGAGGAGGCGATGCATAAGGAGGAACAGGGTAATATGGGTGATAGTCTCAAGCTTTACCGCAAGGCTTACAGA CTTGACAATGGTGTCGATCGGAGATATCGCGAGAAGCACTTCCCCCAAAAAACAGCTCCGCGGCCCGTGTCGCCAACAGCTACCAAAGCATCAGCACCAGAggctcctcaacctcctAAACCAGAAGAAGCTATAGAAGCAAAGCCTCTACCCATAGGCGAGCTCATAGCTAGCTTCTCCGGGTTGAAAATCGAGCCTGCCCCTCCTCCCATCGAGGGCATGCCCGAGCCACCATGTCCCATTGCCGATCTTCCCGATGAGATCCTCATTCACATCCTCCGCGACGTTGCAATCACAGATGTCGGAGACTTCGCCCGTTTGTCCCGCGTGTGCAAGCGTCTCGCATACCTCGTTGCGTCAGAGCAGCGCATCTGGCGCCGTGTAGCTCTTGGTTCAGAAGTCGGCTTCAGCTCGCAGATATACCGTTTCGAAAAGGGCGTTGAGTGGGACGACCTGCCAGAGGAGGAACAAGAAGGCCCTGAGATTCAGGATGGTTTCGTAATCAGCCCCTCTGAGCTTGTGCAGCGCAGAAGCGATGCCAATATTGCTTTTACGGAGTCTCTTATACCCTCTGTGTACCCAACCTGGGTGCAGCTGTTGCGCTCACGACCGCGAATTCGTTTCAATGGTTGCTACATCTCCACAGTCAACTATGTACGCACTGGACAAGCCTCTACTAATCAGCCTACGTGGGGCAGTCCCATTCATATTGTTACTTACTATCGATACCTCCGTTTCTTCCGTGACGGCACACTcatcagccttctcagcactGCCGAACCCTCAGATGTCGTGCACCACCTGACTCGCGAAGAACTCAACGTCCACCGCGGCGTTGCACAGCCCCATCTCCCCTCCGCCGTCATGGCACTCGCTCTCCGGGGTCGCTGGCGCCTTTCCACCGCCGCTGACCGTGATGAAGGCTCTGACACAGACCGGCCCGGTCCAGCTACTGGCAGGCATGATCGTGACCGTGATCCAGAGGGAGATGTCTTCATTGAGACAGAGGGCGTAGGATCCAAGTACATGTACCGCATGGATCTCTCTATGCGAAGTGCTGGCAAGGGGTCCCGTAACAACAAACTTATCTGGCGTGGTTTCTATAGCTACAATAAGTTGACGGATGACTGGGGCGAGTTTGGCTTGAAGAATGACAAGCCATTCTTCTTTAGTCGCGTTAAGAGCTATGGGTTTGGTGAAGAAAATATTGCATAG
- a CDS encoding hypothetical protein (EggNog:ENOG41~BUSCO:EOG0926235L) has product MGPLAFLSSLYDHDTLDTRFTTASSTPYQNVIEARLDPSIKKDSAAKERSRAQPSKWKTPEFFLYYAVFAVAIPYMFWITYDVSRETDPRYPKFKRWLSPGWIPGRQIDVSDAQYGVFRENMPYMGSLLLFHPLLRKLWNKYKPLPERSQGGRNRLDQRASFDFLFAFIFLFALHGLSAFKIFFILWTNFQLATKLPRRYVPAATWIFNITILFANELTEGWRFRVLFSFISPPQMGLYKNKMRLLNSDLMNLGARMDSTFQGILARWEVLFNITILRLISFNLDYYWSIDRGNSNALEKKQLDPANLSERDRVSISAEPRDFTFRNYVAYAIYAPLYLTGPILTFNDYISQSKYRAASIETSRTIRYGIRFLLVLLSMEVILHFDWVGAISKGKPDWSSYTAAQLSMLSFMNLHIIWLKLLIPWRMFRLWSLVDGIDPPENMVRCVSNNYSTQLFWRAWHRSYNRWLIRYIYVPLGGSSFRNWRSTVRSIVTFLLVFTFVALWHDIQLRLLIWGWLIVLFMIPEWTAAAMFPKSKWEDRPTAYRMLCCVGSVGNVLMMISANLVGFAVGLDGLQSIIHSILHDWSGLIFLVTACSCLFVGIQVMFEIRESEKRRGILVKC; this is encoded by the exons ATGGGTCCTCTAGCTTTCTTGAGCAGTCTCTACGACCATGATACTCTCGACACACGATTCACCACCGCCTCTTCCACCCCCTATCAGAATGTTATCGAAGCGCGATTAGATCCGAGCATAAAGAAGGACTCTGCAGCGAAGGAGAGGAGCAGAGCGCAGCCGTCAAAATGGAAGACGCCCGAGTTCTTCCTTTACTATGCCGTCTTTGCTGTGGCCATTCCTTACATGTTCTGGATCACATACGATGTCTCTCGAG AAACTGATCCTCGATATCCCAAATTTAAGCGATGGCTATCCCCGGGTTGGATTCCTGGACGGCAGATCGACGTTTCTGATGCGCAATATGGTGTTTTCCGCGAGAACATGCCTTACATgggctctcttcttcttttccaccCGCTGTTGAGAAAGCTTTGGAACAAGTACAAACCACTGCCCGAGCGAAGCCAGGGAGGACGCAACCGATTAGACCAGCGAGCATCATTCGATTTCTTATTCGCATTCATATTCTTGTTCGCTCTGCACGGACTTTCTGcgttcaagatcttcttcatcctctggaCCAATTTCCAGCTTGCGACCAAGCTTCCTCGACGATATGTTCCGGCCGCTACTTGGATCTTCAACATTACAATCCTGTTCGCCAACGAGTTGACCGAAGGATGGCGGTTCCGAGTTCTATTTAGCTTCATTTCACCCCCACAAATGGGCCTGTATAAGAAcaagatgaggctcttgaaCTCGGATTTGATGAACTTGGGAGCTCGCATGGATAGCACATTCCAAGGAATCTTAGCACGCTGGGAGgttctcttcaacatcaccattTTACGTCTTATCAGTTTCAACTTGGACTACTACTGGAGTATTGATCGTGGCAACTCTAATGCGCTCGAG AAGAAGCAATTGGACCCAGCAAACCTCTCCGAAAGAGATCGTGTCAGCATCTCTGCTGAACCCCGAGACTTTACCTTCCGCAACTATGTGGCATATGCTATCTATGCGCCGCTCTACTTGACGGGACCCATCCTCACATTCAACGACTACATCTCACAGTCGAAGTACCGAGCTGCCAGCATCGAAACAAGCCGAACAATCCGATATGGTATCCGCTTCCTTTTGGTCCTGCTCTCAATGGAGGTCATTCTACACTTTGACTGGGTTGGTGCAATCAGCAAGGGAAAGCCTGATTGGAGTTCGTACACGGCAGCACAATTGTCAATGCTGTCCTTCATGAACCTCCATATCATCTGGTTGAAGCTTTTGATCCCTTGGCGTATGTTCCGACTTTGGTCATTGGTTGATGGGATCGATCCGCCTGAAAATATGGTTCGTTGTGTGAGCAACAACTACAGCACACAGCTTTTCTGGAGAGCATGGCACCGTTCGTATAACCGCTGGTTGATCAGGTACATCTACGTTCCTTTGGGTGGCTCATCGTTCCGTAACTGGCGGTCTACTGTGCGGTCCATTGTGACATTCCTGCTTGTATTCACGTTCGTGGCACTTTGGCACGACATTCAGCTCCGCCTGCTGATCTGGGGCTGGCTGATTGTTCTTTTCATGATACCTGAGTGGACTGCGGCGGCAATGTTTCCCAAGAGCAAGTGGGAGGACCGACCGACAGCATACCGCATGCTCTGCTGTGTAGGCAGCGTGGGCAACGTGCTCATGATGATTTCAGCCAACTTGGTTGGCTTCGCTGTTGGGCTGGACGGTTTGCAGAGCATCATCCATAGCATTTTGCATGACTGGTCAG GGCTTATTTTCCTTGTTACAGCGTGCTCTTGTTTGTTCGTCGGCATTCAGGTCATGTTTGAGATTCGTGAGTCAGAGAAGCGACGTGGGATTTTGGTAAAGTGCTAG
- a CDS encoding hypothetical protein (EggNog:ENOG41) — MAIRNPFRFGHDLWDPSNRFETSWLLSPWLLFAFRAVISLYAFVTRFFIIGWECTHGELGGCRDVRRSFSYFTILTYWGIAFYFAVAAVHTATYALRGRALLDKLPRPLQALHALFYSTIVTYPFLVTIVYWVVLYEGPWFPVKFNAWSNISQHGLNSLFALFEIVIPRTNPPKWIHIAWLILILALYLALAYLTRATQGFYVYNFLDYREVGGRGIVAGYILGIAVGIVIIFCIVWGVIWVRRWLTETKLGMDGKFAQQPADTNDIELASSGNKYAIGNHPEAQDRVY, encoded by the coding sequence ATGGCCATCAGGAACCCCTTTAGGTTCGGCCACGATCTCTGGGATCCTTCCAATCGCTTCGAAACATCCTGGCTCCTGAGCCCCTGGCTTCTCTTCGCTTTCCGTGCTGTCATCAGCTTATACGCTTTCGTTACGcgattcttcatcatcggttGGGAATGCACGCACGGCGAACTCGGCGGCTGTAGGGACGTCCGCAGGTCCTTCAGCTACTTCACCATCTTGACGTACTGGGGCATCGCTTTCTACTTTGCTGTCGCGGCTGTTCATACCGCCACGTACGCTCTTCGAGGCCGAGCGTTGCTCGATAAGCTCCCGCGACCGCTGCAGGCGCTTCACGCGCTGTTCTACTCGACCATCGTCACGTATCCGTTCCTCGTAACGATAGTATACTGGGTGGTTCTGTACGAAGGGCCTTGGTTTCCTGTCAAGTTCAACGCCTGGAGTAACATCAGCCAGCACGGCTTGAACAGCCTGTTTGCGCTCTTCGAAATCGTCATTCCCCGAACGAACCCCCCTAAATGGATACACATTGCGTGGCTGATCCTCATTCTTGCGCTGTACCTTGCCCTTGCGTACCTCACCCGCGCGACCCAGGGTTTTTACGTATACAACTTCCTGGACTATAGAGAGGTGGGCGGACGAGGCATTGTTGCGGGATACATTCTCGGCATTGCGGTCGgaatcgtcatcatcttttGCATTGTCTGGGGCGTCATCTGGGTTCGACGGTGGCTGACGGAGACGAAGCTTGGTATGGATGGCAAGTTTGCACAGCAGCCTGCCGACACCAATGACATTGAGCTGGCTTCTTCTGGCAACAAATACGCTATCGGAAACCATCCCGAAGCACAGGACCGGGTGTATTAA